GCTTACGTAGTCACCCCAACTTAATATAAAGAGCACCAACTCTGCAaacatataatattataataattaacgACTGCGTCAACATGAATTAGTCCCAACACAGAAACTATATTATAATTAATCAATTACGTCAACATGAATTAGTCCTCGCAGAGTAGTTAATTTTCCCGCTATATAATAGACATGTTATGGGATTGTAATACACAATTCGACTACACATTCATATCCCGAGCTTTTCTGTCTGATTCTTCTGTGTCTCTATTTATAATGGGTAACCGCATGATTTACTTCACGTTGGGACTTTTCCTATTGATATGTTGGTACAGTGATAATGTCATGGCAGCGGATTCCGATCCCTTGCAAGATTTCTGCGTCGCAGACAAGGAAAGCATGGGTGAGTACATAAGTTTTATTTGATTTGCTTATCAGGCGAGTTGCTCACAAATTAATTAAAATACAATGGTGTGATATGAGttgttgctaacaaattgattaaaACAGTTAAGGTGAACGGGTTCGTTTGCAAAGATCCCAAGGATGTTTCGGCAGAGGACTTCTTCTTCGGGGGACTTGGGCAGGCAGGGAACACCGACAATGCAGTGGGCTCCAATGTAACGATGGCCAATGTTATGCAGATACCGGGCCTCAACACCTTCGGAATATCGTTGGTCCGTATCGATTACGCAgtgggtggaataaatcctcctcacacGCACCCAAGAGCCACTGAAGTTCTTGTTTTACTGGAAGGCCAGcttcttgtgggtttcattgacaccaccaacaagtttttcagcaaaacgttggagaagggagatgtgtttgtgtttccaaaggcacttgtgcatttccagcagaatgtggggCATGAAAATGCGGTGGCCATAGCTGCATTGAGCAGCCAGCTTCCGGGAGCTCAGACAATCGCCAACTCTCTGTTTGCAGCGGATCCTCCTCTCCCAGATTCCGTATTGGCCAAGGCCTTCCGCATCACCCAAGAGCTTGCCGATTACATTCAGAAGAAATTTGCATAAGAATTTGCTTTTTTCTATTAAATAAAACAAACAAGCGGTCTGGTCTGGACAACGTGGGAAGACCGTCCTTCCCAATTCTTTTTCCTCACAGTTGAATAAAACTCTCTTTTTAGAGTTATTGCCGTCCTCTTGTGCTATTCATAGCATCCGTTTTTAACCCAGGCACTTCCCCTCCGTGAACATTGCTTGCAAATCTGCCATTGTTTCCTAACGATTTCCTTAGACGCTCTCTCATCCTCTCAACTTC
This region of Cryptomeria japonica unplaced genomic scaffold, Sugi_1.0 HiC_scaffold_46, whole genome shotgun sequence genomic DNA includes:
- the LOC131862551 gene encoding putative germin-like protein 2-3; amino-acid sequence: MLWDCNTQFDYTFISRAFLSDSSVSLFIMGNRMIYFTLGLFLLICWYSDNVMAADSDPLQDFCVADKESMVKVNGFVCKDPKDVSAEDFFFGGLGQAGNTDNAVGSNVTMANVMQIPGLNTFGISLVRIDYAVGGINPPHTHPRATEVLVLLEGQLLVGFIDTTNKFFSKTLEKGDVFVFPKALVHFQQNVGHENAVAIAALSSQLPGAQTIANSLFAADPPLPDSVLAKAFRITQELADYIQKKFA